One segment of Fructilactobacillus hinvesii DNA contains the following:
- a CDS encoding tRNA (adenine(22)-N(1))-methyltransferase, whose product MTVQHLSKRLRAVAELVPPSRQLADIGSDHAYLPAYLLQRHVIQAAIAGEVRLGPLQNAQKEITKLGLATVMQARLGDGLAVLNPTDQVDVIVMAGMGGELISDILTAGQAKLANHPVLVLQPNVDENTVRRWLVAHQYQISAECIVEDSGHFYEMMRAEFSPTPVRLSETEINFGPQLLAQKDAIFQKKWRDRLQKSQLILSNLENSASQPQDKIAAMQRRVTAIQEVLHDNG is encoded by the coding sequence ATGACAGTACAGCATTTATCAAAACGCTTGCGAGCAGTAGCCGAACTGGTGCCCCCTAGCCGGCAGTTAGCAGACATTGGTTCGGATCATGCCTACTTACCGGCCTATTTGTTACAACGTCATGTGATTCAAGCTGCAATTGCAGGGGAAGTTCGGTTAGGGCCGTTGCAAAATGCCCAAAAAGAAATTACTAAGCTAGGGTTAGCAACTGTGATGCAGGCGCGTTTGGGTGATGGCCTAGCGGTGCTAAATCCAACGGACCAGGTGGATGTAATTGTGATGGCTGGCATGGGCGGAGAATTAATTAGTGACATTCTCACGGCTGGGCAAGCCAAGTTAGCTAATCATCCCGTGCTGGTGTTGCAACCAAACGTGGATGAAAATACGGTGCGGCGGTGGCTAGTTGCGCATCAGTACCAAATTAGTGCTGAATGCATAGTTGAAGATAGTGGTCATTTTTACGAAATGATGCGGGCAGAATTTAGTCCTACTCCGGTTCGACTTAGTGAAACTGAGATTAACTTTGGTCCACAGTTATTGGCTCAGAAGGATGCCATCTTTCAAAAAAAGTGGCGGGATCGGTTGCAAAAGAGTCAGTTAATTCTTTCGAACTTAGAAAATTCTGCTAGTCAGCCACAGGATAAGATTGCGGCAATGCAGCGACGAGTAACTGCAATTCAGGAGGTTCTTCATGACAACGGTTAA
- a CDS encoding Nif3-like dinuclear metal center hexameric protein, whose translation MTTVNDIITRFERFAPLSFKEEGDPTGFQMGRRDAVVHQLMTTLDVRPEVVDEAIERHVDFIFAHHPVMFRPARNLDLANPQNAMYARLLKHDITVYAAHTNLDNAPGGMNDWLSTALGLEQTTGLVNHDRIAEIAMGRVGNLPTPVTVTELAKLCKERFHLTGLRVVSPNPDQLVQRVAILGGSGGKFYPAAIDHQADVYITGDLFYHTAQDLLAAGLHAIDPGHHVESICKPKLRELFERWNEAEGWQINVLESRLNTDPFRFQ comes from the coding sequence ATGACAACGGTTAATGACATTATTACTCGCTTCGAACGGTTTGCCCCGTTATCTTTTAAAGAAGAAGGAGATCCCACCGGCTTTCAAATGGGGCGCCGGGATGCAGTAGTTCACCAGCTGATGACGACGTTAGACGTACGTCCCGAGGTGGTAGACGAAGCAATTGAGCGTCACGTCGACTTTATTTTTGCGCACCATCCGGTAATGTTTCGTCCCGCGCGAAATCTAGATTTAGCGAACCCGCAAAATGCGATGTACGCACGGCTTTTAAAGCATGACATTACGGTCTATGCTGCTCACACGAACCTAGATAATGCTCCTGGCGGAATGAATGATTGGTTGTCAACTGCTTTAGGCTTAGAGCAGACCACTGGTCTCGTTAACCATGACCGGATTGCTGAAATTGCAATGGGGCGCGTAGGAAACCTGCCAACCCCCGTAACGGTTACTGAACTAGCGAAGCTTTGTAAAGAACGGTTTCACCTAACTGGTCTGCGGGTGGTTAGTCCTAATCCAGACCAGTTAGTCCAACGGGTGGCGATTTTAGGTGGCAGTGGGGGTAAATTTTATCCAGCTGCTATCGACCATCAGGCTGATGTTTACATTACAGGGGACTTGTTCTACCATACCGCCCAGGATTTATTGGCAGCGGGTTTACACGCCATTGATCCCGGTCACCACGTAGAAAGTATTTGTAAACCAAAACTGCGCGAACTTTTTGAACGCTGGAACGAAGCAGAAGGGTGGCAAATTAACGTATTAGAGTCCCGCTTGAATACGGATCCCTTTCGATTTCAATAA
- a CDS encoding DUF2929 family protein, with product MRTIAANLTTIFWGIMYGEVIGYIGSALLQTPFNGTIALDVAIVGAIVALVGVNVLKMVMKP from the coding sequence ATGCGCACAATTGCTGCAAACTTAACAACTATCTTTTGGGGAATCATGTACGGTGAAGTAATTGGTTACATTGGTTCAGCCCTCCTGCAGACTCCGTTTAACGGCACAATTGCCTTAGATGTAGCCATCGTCGGTGCCATTGTGGCCCTGGTGGGCGTGAACGTCTTAAAAATGGTAATGAAACCGTAA